Below is a window of Aphelocoma coerulescens isolate FSJ_1873_10779 chromosome 29, UR_Acoe_1.0, whole genome shotgun sequence DNA.
ccaaggctaccagagctccaggagcagttGGACACTGctcccaggcacagggtgggattggtggggtgtcctgtgcagggtcaggagtCAGACTCAacgatcctgatgggtcccttccaactcagctgaATCTGTGATTCTAGAATTctgtcattctatgattctttgattctgtgattctatgattctatggttctatgattaaTCTCAAAAAGTCAATTTCTGAAAGGCAAACATCCAGCCTGAAGTATTAACGGAGATTTctccaggaaaggggaaaaacttCCTCCAGTTTGTACTCCAACGCGTAACATAGAACATCACTAATCACCTCCAATACCCCTGCTCAGACGTATCTCTCCCTGCAGGACCCATTTTCCTCAACAGCACCAAAAAGGGTCCATTGACATTTTTCCCAGCAAAAGATGGAGACTCAGCCAGGACACAGCACTTCGTGATGGCTCTTGCAAAGCAAAATCTTCTAAACCAGCTTcaccttccttgttctgtctgcATTAAGTCAAAAATGTCCTTTCAGCCCTTTGAGAAATGGGAATCTCACACATTTGAGCTGGAAAATTCCCAGGAGGCTGATTTGGAGATGCCACCCCCAGTCCAGATCACCTTGCAGTCCTACGTGGACACCTGTTCTGCTTCCTGAGGTCTGATCCAGCACCTCTTTCCCTTTACCCCTGCAGATATGAAGAGGAAATCAACCGGCGCACGGCAGCAGAGAACGAATTTGTGGTGCTCAAGAAGGTGGGTGAGACAACTGATTGCTGAGCCAACCCCAACCAGTGCACAGACTGGGAATATCCTGAGGGATGAGAGATCTCATGGAGCTGCGTCCTCATCCTTTAGAAGGGTTTTAAATCACCGTTTGATCGTGGTATTGCGGGAAAGGAATGGAGGGGCTTGCAGGAGGGAAGCAAAATCTCCTCCCACTCCTGTCCCACAACACACCCAGGTGCAAAACAGACCATGCAGAGACAGAGGGGATCAGTCGTGCTGGGAATCCCAGGTACCAAGGCCAAAGAGCCAGGACCTCCCTCCTTATCCATTTCCAAATTACACACAGCACTTTTCTGGGGCAAGAGGTGCCCTCttggtgctcttccagaggggtgTGCCAAGCACAGCTTCTCTAccaggcagcagggaaaggggcaGCCTCGTCTCCAGGCTTGGCCATTTCTTGGCTGTGCCAAGGAACTTCTTCCTGGAGGAGCAGAGGATCCAGGTGCCACAGGTGCCCTCATAGCTGCTCTTTTCCAGGACGTGGATGCTGCTTACATGAACAAGGTGGAGCTGGAGGCCAAGGTGGATGCCTTGAGTGATGAACTCAACTTCCTTCGAGCCCTCTACGAGGCGGTACAGACAAATCCTCAATTCCTGTCCTGCCACTGTCCTTGGCTGGGGACTGCCACCACTCTGGGGGTTGGGAGAGGTAAGTGCAGCTCCCGTGTGCTTCCCACAGGAGCTGGCCCAGCTCAGTGCCCAAGTGTCTGACACCGCCGTCATCCTGTCCATGGACAACAACCGGGACCTGGACCTGAGCAGCATCATCGCCGAGGTCAAAGCTCAGTACGAGGATATCGCCAACCGGAGCCGGGCCGAGGCAGAGGCTTGGTACCAAACTAAGGTGAGTTGACCCATCATTGCCACAGGAAATCCCTGCTGTCCCTAAGAAGGGCTGTTTGAGCCATGTCTTGTCCAGCCAGACACCTCAGACGGTTCAGGTTCCACCTTCCTTCTCACCTCAGTTTGAGGAGCTGCAGGCTACGGCTGGGAAACACGGTGATGACCTGCGCAACACGAAGGGTGAAATCTCAGAGCTCAACCGGCTCATCCAGAGAATCCGCTCTGAGATAGAGAACACGAGGAACCAGGTAGGAATGGCAAAAGGAGCCGACAGAGCCCCATTCTGTTGTCCCTCAACACCACAGCTCAGCTTTGCTGATCGGGGACTCTTGCACCCTCACTGAAGGTGTTGAACTCCCTCCTGGAAAGGGCTCCACACTGTAAAATTTAACTATTGAGTGGTTTTCACCAGTCTGGCACTTCAACTCCAGCCGCTTTAGCTCAGCCGGAAGATTTTCCATGAGCGCCCCGACCAGAATGGGTTTCTTCCTTGGGTGACTCTCACTCAAAGGGAAGAGCAGCTTTCCAAGCCCCCCCTCCCTTGCAGTGTGCCACCCTGCAGACGGCCATCGGAGACTCTGAGGAGCGCGGGGAGATGGCCCTGAAGGACGCCAAGGCAAAGATGATTGACCTGGAAGACGCCCTGCAGAAAGCCAAGGCTGACATGGCCCGGCAGCTCCGGGAATACCAGGAGCTCATGAATGTCAAACTGGCCCTGGACATTGAGATTGCGACCTACAGGAAGCTGCTGGAGGGCgaggagagcaggtgggaaCAAGATCCTTGTGGGGATACTGGTGACTATCACTTTTCCCATCAGAGGTTGGTTCCTCTGCCTGTCTCTGTAATTTTGCTCTAATGTCCTCCAATCCCCCAACAGGCTCAGCGGGGAGGGACTGAACCCCATCAGCTACTGTAAGTATCACAGTTCTGGATCCCAAAGCCTGGCTTTGGGAACAAGGCCTGGGAGCAAGcttgggaaaaggggagttTTGCCCCACATAGGATTCTGGATCCCTCCACTGTCATTAGGCGCTTGTGCAGGGGATGGAAGTTGGGCTCAAGTCCTGTGGGTGCTTCCTGGAACTGGGTGActccccagggaagctgtggctgccccatccctggatgtatccaaggccaggctggatggggcctagagcaacctgggatagtggaaggtgtccctgctcatagcaggggctgggatgggatgacTTTTAtggccccttccagcccagcccatcccatgattccatgactgCCAAGCAGATGTCCAACCCTCTGGTTGCTTTTCCTTGCAGCAGTCATCAGCTCCGGCATGGCTGGTGGAGCTGGCTTAGGAGGAGGATTTGGTGGACTGAGCCTGAGTGGAGGAGGCGGCGGAAGTGGTTTTGGCCTTGGAGGAGGTGGCGGAAGCAGCTTTGGTCTTGGAGGAGGTGTTGGAAGCGGTTTTGGCCTtggaggaggcggcgggagcAGTTTTGGCCTTGGAGGAGGAGGCGGGAGTGGTTTCGGTCTTGGAGCTggcagtggaggaggaggaggaggaggaggaagctaCAGCTTTGGAAGCGGAGGAGGActtggatttggggctggaggtGGTCTTGGAGGTGGATTTGGAGGAGGGAGTggtctgggcactgctggcagccacagccacgccggaggcagcagcagcagcgccctGAGCACCAGCGGAGGGAATTTCAGCTCTGGAAGTGCAAAAGGCACCAACCCAGGTGTGAAAATCGTCTCCAAAACCTCCTCCAGCAAAAAGAGCATAAAAAGCCAAAGCCTGAAGAATGCCACAGAGCACGAGTAAAGCCAAGCCCAGACCCTCCCGTGGTTCCTCTGTTCCTCCTGCCCCATTCTCACCCACCTCCACCCCTCCAGCTGCCTCTGTCCTGCTTCTGCTCTGTAGTTCCCACGCATTTGGATCTCAGGTCAAGAAAAGCAGTGGAACACACGGCAACCAGAGCTCTCCAAGTCCCTGAAAGAGGAGTAAAGGAAAACATGGGCCTAAATGATTGTTCTGAATGGGGAACTGGTTTGGTTTTctacttgtttgtttttaataaggCCAAGCAGTTTGTGATTGTGGCCACCCACAGCCATCAGCTAAAACAGAGTAAATAGCAGGGAGGGTTTTAGCTCAGTTCTGGCCCCCAGAAGcccagggatgggctgggaatgtGTGTTTAGCTCATCCTGCCTTGCCCTCACTGCTGGGATGAGCCCAACTTGCTCCTTCACAGGAGAAGCTCATCTTCATCACagatctggggtttttttctgctgtgtagAAATCCCCCTGGAGGCCACTCAAAGATCCCAGGCAGTGGCTTGTAATGTCCCTCTTAAAATATCCTTCATTCTGAGTCACTCTTGTGAGATGGAAAATCCCTCTTTCCTCCATTCACAGCCAAGTTTTGAAAGATAAGATTCTTCCAGATATTGCCAAGTTTTGCTGCTGAGTCAGCTCAGGCTCTTGAGCCTGACCAGGCGTTCAGAGCACTCATGCTCGAGCAGCAGCCTGAGATGCCTCCACCCCCAGATGAGAATTCAAGGTGCCACGAGCTTATCAAAAACCTTTTCCCAGATCACTCTCCCATtcctgtcctttctcttcttaaATGAGTTTGCCTGCAGTGGCACCTTACACGTAACCTCGGGGGTGGTTTCTGTCAGAGGATTCACCAGTGATTGATCCAGAACCGATAGAAAAGGGCTTGTTTTCGaaataaaaggattttaaaattctaaataaTGTTTGAGACAACGAGCCCTTCAAAAGAAAGTCCATTGTTTGCAGTTAAATGGGGTTTTTGTTCTGTCCCATGCAAGGTTTTGCTGGAATGTCTTCAGAAATTCCCAAATCCTCCAACAGTCCCAGTCTTGCTGTCTTTCCCCACGGCCTTGGTTGCAGCAGGTGGGGAGAGTCTGAGACTGTGAAAATCACACTGGAAAAGCTTCCTGAAGGACCCTGTCCACTGGTCCTGGGGGAATTCCAACATCTCCTCTCTGTGTGGGTTCCTCTGCCAAAATAAAGACCTTTGGGCAACTGGGAAGTGCAGCAGGTTCCAGCCCAGTGCGTGGGAAATGAGGCAGCCAAGAGCAGGATCCCAAAGGAACTCCAGCGTCCCAAAtctattttccccttttctggtAGAATTTACCCCTCTGGCCTTCCACtgtgtctttttatttttggaaagcaccattaaaaacaaaaattgcagctTTTTATACTTCCGTAATAGTGACGCGACTCCAtgtttcccttcctctctctttttggAATGTGTCCAATAAAACCAGATTGTaatttatttgtt
It encodes the following:
- the LOC138099944 gene encoding keratin, type II cytoskeletal 5-like; translation: MQPSPDPWGIKGAPIFPFLRELWSLSGCAGPFSAAAMNRTLSMRAGGGGRSYSAASAIIPSGNRAGFSSVSRLGGGGGGFGRLIGGGGAGAGGGFGSRSLYNLGGSKRISIGVGSSFRAAFGSGAAGGSGLGGGGGGGGYGLGGGGAGGGLGLGLGGGGAGGGLGLGLGGAGGGLGLGLGGGGGGFGFGGGAGGLGFSGGQGGGGGFGLGGLAGLGGFPGGLGGGRNPVGFSGGPSGVGTIQEVTVNQSLLAPLNLEIDPNIQQVRKDEKEQIKTLNNKFASFIDKVRFLEQQNKVLETKWTLLQEQGQKNNSSKSNLDPLFEAYINNLRRQLANLLNERGRMDAELKNMQDLVEDFKNKYEEEINRRTAAENEFVVLKKDVDAAYMNKVELEAKVDALSDELNFLRALYEAELAQLSAQVSDTAVILSMDNNRDLDLSSIIAEVKAQYEDIANRSRAEAEAWYQTKFEELQATAGKHGDDLRNTKGEISELNRLIQRIRSEIENTRNQCATLQTAIGDSEERGEMALKDAKAKMIDLEDALQKAKADMARQLREYQELMNVKLALDIEIATYRKLLEGEESRLSGEGLNPISYSVISSGMAGGAGLGGGFGGLSLSGGGGGSGFGLGGGGGSSFGLGGGVGSGFGLGGGGGSSFGLGGGGGSGFGLGAGSGGGGGGGGSYSFGSGGGLGFGAGGGLGGGFGGGSGLGTAGSHSHAGGSSSSALSTSGGNFSSGSAKGTNPGVKIVSKTSSSKKSIKSQSLKNATEHE